The following proteins are encoded in a genomic region of Thermococcus henrietii:
- a CDS encoding type II toxin-antitoxin system RelE family toxin has protein sequence MTFEVKIKKEAVKALKFLPKANLRKFLELKDALRYEAVPKDRFDIVKLKGSGDLDIYRVRIGEYRIIYSVNWKARRILIHKVKKREDAYK, from the coding sequence ATGACTTTCGAAGTCAAAATAAAGAAGGAGGCAGTTAAGGCTCTAAAGTTCTTACCAAAGGCCAACCTCAGAAAATTTCTGGAGTTAAAAGATGCACTTAGATATGAGGCGGTTCCCAAGGATAGATTTGACATAGTCAAACTTAAAGGCTCCGGAGACCTTGATATTTATCGTGTTAGAATCGGCGAATACCGCATTATCTATTCTGTGAACTGGAAGGCTCGTAGGATTCTAATCCACAAGGTTAAGAAAAGGGAGGACGCCTACAAGTAG
- a CDS encoding pro-sigmaK processing inhibitor BofA family protein — protein MPNILLFLVLLFLLALVGWAILALTIAILKWLAVNAITGLIIIGVLNFLGVTHVPINWLTLLILAIGGVIGAFILIILSLF, from the coding sequence ATGCCAAACATCCTCCTCTTTCTGGTTCTCCTTTTCCTTCTCGCGCTCGTTGGGTGGGCAATCTTAGCCCTCACCATAGCGATTCTCAAGTGGCTCGCGGTGAACGCGATTACCGGCCTCATCATAATCGGCGTCCTGAACTTCCTTGGGGTCACGCACGTCCCAATAAACTGGCTGACACTGCTAATCCTGGCCATTGGAGGAGTCATCGGCGCGTTTATACTCATAATCCTATCCCTCTTCTAG
- the prf1 gene encoding peptide chain release factor aRF-1, with protein MSHKSAEMYELKKKVEELKNYRGRATELVSLYIPAGYDINKVMQQLREEYGTAQNIKSKSTRKNVLGALERAMQHLKLYRKTPENGLALFVGNVSEQEGVSDIRLWAIVPPEPLKVRLYRCDQTFVTEPLEEMLRVKDAYGLITVEKNEATIGLLRGKRIEVIDELTSNVPGKTRAGGQSARRYERIREQETHEFMKRIGEHANQAFLPLLEKGELRGIIIGGPGPTKEEFVEGDYLHHELKKKIIGVVDISYHGEYGLRELVEKASDILRDHEAVKERKLIQDFFRHLVKDTGMITYGEKEVRQALELGAVDTLLISEGYDKVRVKAKCNNCGWSEEKTMSEQEFHVYKKKLTHCPKCGSQNITFEKWDVAEELIKMAEEAGSNVEIISLDTEEGQQFYKAFGGLGVFLRYKIH; from the coding sequence ATGTCTCACAAGTCAGCGGAAATGTACGAGCTCAAGAAGAAGGTTGAGGAGCTGAAGAACTATCGAGGTCGAGCGACCGAACTCGTCAGCCTCTACATCCCGGCCGGCTACGACATCAACAAGGTCATGCAGCAGCTTCGCGAGGAGTACGGAACGGCCCAGAACATCAAGAGCAAGTCCACTCGAAAGAACGTTTTAGGAGCGCTTGAAAGGGCGATGCAACACCTCAAGCTCTACCGCAAGACTCCGGAGAACGGCCTTGCCCTGTTCGTCGGTAACGTCAGCGAGCAGGAGGGAGTCAGCGACATAAGGCTCTGGGCCATAGTCCCGCCGGAACCGCTCAAGGTCCGCCTCTACCGCTGTGACCAGACCTTCGTTACCGAACCGCTTGAGGAGATGCTCCGCGTTAAAGATGCGTACGGCCTCATAACCGTCGAGAAGAACGAGGCCACCATCGGACTCCTCAGGGGCAAGAGGATTGAGGTTATAGATGAGCTCACCTCGAACGTCCCTGGAAAGACGAGGGCCGGTGGTCAGTCGGCGAGGCGTTACGAGAGGATTCGCGAGCAAGAAACGCACGAGTTCATGAAGCGCATCGGCGAGCACGCCAATCAGGCATTCCTCCCGCTCCTCGAGAAAGGCGAGCTGAGGGGAATCATCATCGGCGGTCCCGGACCGACCAAGGAGGAGTTCGTTGAGGGCGACTACCTCCACCACGAGCTCAAGAAGAAGATTATTGGCGTCGTGGACATAAGCTACCACGGCGAGTACGGCCTAAGGGAGCTCGTCGAGAAGGCCAGCGACATACTCAGGGACCACGAGGCGGTCAAGGAAAGGAAGCTTATCCAGGACTTCTTCAGGCACCTCGTCAAGGATACGGGAATGATAACCTACGGTGAGAAGGAAGTCCGCCAGGCCCTTGAGCTCGGCGCCGTTGACACGCTCCTCATCAGCGAGGGCTACGACAAGGTTAGGGTTAAGGCCAAGTGCAACAACTGTGGATGGAGCGAGGAGAAGACGATGAGCGAGCAGGAGTTCCACGTCTACAAGAAGAAGCTGACCCACTGCCCGAAGTGTGGCAGTCAGAACATAACCTTCGAGAAGTGGGACGTCGCGGAGGAGCTCATAAAGATGGCGGAGGAAGCCGGCTCGAACGTGGAGATAATCTCCCTCGACACCGAGGAGGGCCAGCAGTTCTACAAGGCCTTTGGTGGACTCGGAGTGTTCCTGAGGTACAAGATTCACTGA